One genomic region from Glaciimonas sp. PAMC28666 encodes:
- a CDS encoding aldolase: protein MTTPSLKEQSLREEMCRVGASLFQRNYTVGTSGNISARLDDGWLITPTDACLERLDPALIAKVDTAGQWVSGDKPSKTLLLHRAVYDNNPSAQSVIHTHSTNLVALTLAGVWSRDAVLPPITPYQVMKVGRIPLIAYCRPGHPKVAEQVSLLANVVRGVLLERLGPVLWHSSISQAAAALEELEETARLWLMLQDKPTALDAAEIEDLCQAFGVRW, encoded by the coding sequence ATGACTACACCATCGTTAAAAGAGCAATCATTGCGCGAAGAAATGTGCCGGGTTGGTGCGAGTTTGTTTCAGCGCAATTACACCGTGGGCACATCTGGAAATATTAGCGCCAGACTGGATGACGGCTGGCTCATCACGCCGACCGATGCCTGCCTTGAGCGGCTGGACCCGGCATTGATCGCCAAAGTTGACACAGCAGGACAATGGGTCAGCGGCGATAAGCCTTCCAAGACCTTATTACTGCACCGTGCGGTCTACGACAACAATCCCTCCGCGCAGTCGGTGATCCATACGCACTCCACCAATCTGGTGGCACTTACATTGGCGGGTGTGTGGAGCAGAGACGCAGTATTACCACCGATTACACCGTATCAGGTGATGAAAGTAGGGCGAATTCCGCTGATTGCTTATTGCCGCCCCGGCCATCCTAAAGTGGCCGAACAGGTCAGCCTGCTAGCGAATGTGGTGCGTGGGGTGTTGTTGGAACGGCTTGGGCCAGTGCTGTGGCACTCAAGCATCTCGCAAGCCGCTGCCGCCCTGGAAGAGCTGGAAGAAACAGCGCGCTTATGGCTGATGTTGCAGGATAAACCGACAGCGCTCGATGCTGCCGAGATCGAAGATCTGTGTCAGGCGTTTGGCGTACGGTGGTAG
- the ltnD gene encoding L-threonate dehydrogenase → MTLNVGVIGLGAMGLGVARSLLRAGLRTYACDLRPSVLAQFSSEGGIACSTPAELGAHCDVVLTVVVNAVQTEQVLFGENGAAASMKPGSLVIASATVAPDFSVALGQRLAALDLLMLDGPLSGGAARANAGEMTMMTSGPAVAYAKAEAVLAAIAGKVYRLGDTHGVGSKVKVINQLLAGVHIAAAAEAMALGLREGVDPDALYEVITNSAGNSWMFENRVPHILKADYTPLSAVDIFVKDLGLVLDTARASKFPLPLSAAAHQMFMMASTAGFGGEDDSAVIKIFPGINLPVAKD, encoded by the coding sequence ATGACCTTGAACGTCGGTGTTATCGGCCTTGGTGCCATGGGGTTGGGCGTTGCCCGTTCTTTGTTGCGAGCAGGTTTGCGCACGTACGCATGCGACCTTCGTCCTTCCGTGCTCGCCCAGTTTTCCAGTGAAGGCGGAATCGCTTGCAGCACCCCGGCCGAGCTCGGCGCGCACTGTGATGTCGTGCTAACGGTCGTCGTCAATGCCGTCCAGACTGAACAAGTATTATTTGGCGAAAACGGCGCTGCCGCCAGCATGAAGCCGGGCAGTCTGGTAATTGCCAGTGCGACGGTTGCCCCGGATTTTTCTGTTGCCTTGGGCCAGCGCTTAGCCGCGCTCGATTTACTCATGCTGGATGGCCCGTTATCCGGCGGCGCAGCTCGCGCCAATGCGGGCGAGATGACGATGATGACGTCCGGTCCAGCGGTCGCTTATGCTAAAGCCGAAGCGGTTCTGGCAGCGATTGCCGGCAAAGTGTATCGCCTTGGCGATACGCATGGCGTCGGCTCCAAAGTCAAAGTAATCAATCAATTGCTGGCCGGTGTCCATATTGCCGCCGCCGCGGAAGCGATGGCGTTGGGGCTGCGTGAAGGTGTGGATCCCGATGCACTGTATGAAGTCATCACCAACAGCGCGGGAAACTCCTGGATGTTTGAAAATCGCGTTCCGCACATTTTGAAAGCGGACTACACCCCGCTATCGGCGGTCGATATTTTTGTGAAAGATCTGGGACTGGTGCTGGATACCGCGCGTGCCAGTAAATTTCCGTTGCCGTTATCAGCCGCAGCCCATCAAATGTTCATGATGGCGTCCACCGCAGGGTTCGGCGGCGAGGACGATTCGGCCGTAATTAAAATTTTCCCCGGTATCAATTTGCCAGTCGCGAAGGATTAA
- the otnK gene encoding 3-oxo-tetronate kinase codes for MSNSHDTNHTARPLLGCIADDFTGATDLANMLVREGMRTVQTIGIATVAPTDVDAIVVALKSRTIPVDQAVAESLAALAWLQQQGCRQFFFKYCSTFDSTPQGNIGQVTDALLNALGADFTIACPVFPETGRTLYRGHLFINNQLLNESGMQNHPLTPMTDANLVRVLQQQTAGKVGLIGYPVVAQGIAAIAADIASLRQQGVRMAIVDALENSDLYAIGAACADLPLVTGGSGIALGLPGNFIRAGLLSVSQNNQASALPTIDGLSAVLAGSGSLATNAQVTHWNITRPSFCIDALAVARGEPVVANALAFAQKHLSLQAPLIYATTSSEQVKQVQAELGVERAGALIEDTLAEIAKGLFALGVRRFVIAGGETSGAVVKALNVTALRIGKQIDPGVPATASIGDVPLALALKSGNFGAVDFFEKALRELGDDRIQSSLGATGQ; via the coding sequence ATGTCGAACTCTCATGACACTAACCATACTGCCCGACCGCTTCTTGGTTGCATCGCAGACGATTTTACCGGTGCCACCGATCTCGCCAACATGCTGGTGCGGGAGGGAATGCGCACCGTGCAAACGATCGGGATCGCTACTGTTGCGCCTACTGATGTGGACGCGATTGTTGTTGCGCTGAAATCACGCACCATTCCAGTCGATCAAGCCGTCGCAGAATCGCTGGCAGCGTTGGCATGGCTGCAGCAGCAAGGTTGCCGCCAGTTTTTCTTCAAATATTGCTCTACTTTCGATTCCACGCCGCAAGGAAATATAGGGCAAGTGACCGACGCCTTGCTGAACGCATTGGGTGCGGACTTTACGATTGCATGCCCCGTGTTTCCGGAGACCGGTCGCACGCTGTATCGCGGTCATTTGTTTATAAACAATCAGCTGCTTAACGAATCGGGAATGCAGAACCATCCGTTGACCCCAATGACGGACGCCAATCTGGTACGCGTGCTGCAACAGCAGACGGCTGGTAAGGTTGGTCTTATTGGCTATCCGGTCGTCGCGCAAGGTATTGCAGCAATTGCGGCAGATATTGCTTCACTGCGCCAGCAAGGCGTGCGCATGGCCATCGTAGACGCGTTAGAAAATAGCGACCTGTATGCTATCGGCGCGGCCTGTGCCGATCTGCCATTAGTCACCGGCGGCTCCGGTATTGCGCTCGGATTGCCAGGCAATTTTATTCGCGCCGGGTTGTTAAGCGTGTCGCAAAACAATCAGGCAAGCGCGCTGCCAACAATCGATGGATTGTCTGCGGTGCTGGCGGGCAGCGGCTCGCTGGCAACCAATGCGCAAGTTACGCACTGGAACATAACGCGTCCATCCTTCTGTATCGATGCGTTGGCCGTCGCCAGAGGCGAACCGGTTGTAGCGAACGCGCTGGCATTTGCCCAGAAACATCTGTCGCTGCAGGCACCATTAATTTACGCGACCACCTCATCGGAGCAGGTCAAACAAGTACAGGCTGAGTTAGGCGTCGAACGCGCGGGGGCCTTGATCGAAGACACGCTGGCCGAGATCGCTAAGGGATTGTTTGCATTGGGGGTACGCCGCTTCGTCATCGCCGGCGGAGAAACCTCCGGTGCGGTTGTCAAGGCGCTCAACGTCACGGCGCTGCGTATCGGCAAACAGATCGACCCGGGTGTACCGGCGACCGCTTCGATTGGTGATGTGCCACTGGCGCTGGCGCTCAAGTCTGGCAATTTCGGTGCGGTTGATTTCTTTGAAAAAGCCTTACGAGAGCTCGGCGACGATCGGATTCAAAGTTCTTTGGGAGCGACCGGTCAATGA
- a CDS encoding collagen-like triple helix repeat-containing protein has translation MYLIHKKSVIFTAIIVALSTLSLTGCGSTGSGSVGPGASSTPGTAVPAAAPIAQTGNAVSQTGSTVSDVGNLIGTTPLPIPGIATTQMDLGNTVSSTGQIVTALGNGVSNGIGQMGTNPNSVGTTVASTGNVISGAGVTVGNIGQLATDSGAAGSPLQPLSPLTGPVGSALNNAGVSIDSAGQLAALSLATGPVEQVTQSMSSAITPLAATLSSTTLTIGQTTGLGQPIAGVIATVGTGISGAGTQVGASSSNVLVKDIGGIITTSGGIVSSTTGLITTGGGAAGQSTGPLSALTSLGSAAGGSSPLAPVTNLLSSGSGTTSAAGSASASNPLAPVTSLLSSASGSASVSSPLTPVTGLLGNVGKPH, from the coding sequence ATGTACTTAATTCACAAAAAATCAGTTATTTTTACCGCAATTATTGTTGCGCTCTCCACACTCAGCTTGACTGGCTGCGGTAGCACCGGCTCTGGCTCGGTCGGTCCCGGAGCGAGCAGTACTCCGGGCACCGCTGTTCCTGCGGCTGCACCGATCGCTCAAACCGGTAACGCGGTCAGTCAAACCGGCTCAACCGTTTCTGACGTCGGCAATCTGATCGGTACGACCCCATTGCCGATTCCGGGGATCGCTACCACGCAAATGGATCTCGGCAATACCGTCTCAAGCACCGGCCAGATCGTGACAGCGCTGGGGAACGGTGTCAGTAACGGCATCGGGCAAATGGGCACCAATCCGAACTCCGTCGGCACCACGGTTGCCAGCACCGGAAACGTCATCAGCGGCGCTGGGGTCACGGTAGGAAATATCGGCCAGCTAGCCACCGATTCCGGCGCAGCTGGCAGCCCGTTGCAACCGTTAAGCCCTCTTACAGGTCCGGTCGGATCGGCCCTCAATAACGCGGGAGTCTCGATTGATAGCGCTGGTCAGTTAGCTGCTCTATCGCTTGCTACCGGCCCCGTGGAACAGGTTACACAATCAATGAGCAGTGCGATCACGCCACTTGCGGCAACCCTTTCCAGCACCACCCTGACAATCGGCCAGACCACCGGTTTGGGCCAGCCGATTGCAGGCGTGATTGCCACTGTCGGCACGGGTATCAGCGGCGCGGGTACGCAAGTCGGTGCCAGTTCCAGCAACGTTCTGGTCAAAGATATTGGCGGCATCATCACCACGTCTGGCGGCATCGTCAGCAGTACCACAGGACTGATCACCACAGGCGGCGGCGCAGCTGGTCAATCGACCGGTCCGCTGAGCGCGCTTACTTCGCTTGGCTCGGCCGCAGGCGGTAGCAGTCCACTCGCCCCCGTCACCAATCTTTTGTCGTCTGGATCAGGGACAACCTCCGCCGCAGGGTCAGCTTCCGCCAGCAATCCGCTAGCCCCTGTGACCAGCCTTTTGTCGAGTGCATCCGGTTCAGCATCTGTCAGTAGCCCGTTGACGCCAGTGACCGGGCTATTGGGAAATGTCGGCAAGCCGCATTAA
- a CDS encoding DUF2235 domain-containing protein, whose amino-acid sequence MTKTIIFCADGSWGGATDPTLSTTENQTNNDVTSTGVAQNENVNTLTNVSMLFRRLEGKNTKWSGTEIERSNQPDGSPTQIAKYVDGVGYGEAVGDKVLDGMFGIGVTTRIANGYTYISEHYEAGDRIVLVGFSRGAYTVRALAGLIASEGLLTPELAKENQNASDVSIKYTNALKAWLGYRKKSDTTEISGLLDRVEDLVSYHHLFASTDLLPEAFVSVKEIAAVAVWDTVGAIGMPLYSLNGNKYDLFNFANNSLSTKVTLGLHAVAIDETRKAFTPTFWKEATNVRQRLFAGVHTDIGGGNADHSLSDVPLRWFFEELQSAEVGVLFKPEFPFSYLPEECGDGHKESVEEIKFPDIYEPRVFPSDMALHEAVNLRKNGGEVMAGVTPTFVGPRAAYNPLNLPA is encoded by the coding sequence ATGACAAAGACGATCATATTTTGCGCAGATGGTTCGTGGGGCGGCGCAACCGACCCGACGCTTAGTACGACAGAAAACCAGACGAACAATGACGTGACCTCGACTGGCGTCGCTCAGAATGAGAACGTCAATACGCTTACTAACGTCTCCATGCTGTTTCGACGGTTGGAGGGGAAGAATACAAAGTGGAGCGGAACCGAAATAGAACGGTCGAACCAGCCTGACGGCTCTCCTACACAAATCGCCAAGTACGTCGATGGGGTTGGTTACGGTGAAGCAGTGGGCGATAAGGTGCTGGATGGCATGTTTGGAATAGGCGTCACCACCCGCATTGCAAACGGCTATACCTATATTTCTGAACACTATGAAGCTGGCGACCGCATCGTTCTGGTTGGCTTTAGCCGCGGCGCTTACACAGTCCGTGCGCTTGCTGGTTTGATCGCGTCCGAAGGCCTCCTCACCCCTGAACTTGCCAAAGAAAATCAAAATGCCAGCGACGTTAGCATCAAATATACAAATGCCCTTAAGGCGTGGCTGGGCTACAGAAAAAAATCCGACACTACCGAGATCTCGGGCTTACTTGACCGAGTTGAGGATTTGGTCAGCTATCATCATTTATTTGCGTCAACGGATCTTCTCCCTGAGGCATTCGTCTCAGTCAAGGAAATTGCCGCAGTGGCGGTATGGGACACCGTCGGTGCAATCGGTATGCCGCTTTACAGCTTAAACGGTAATAAATATGACCTGTTTAATTTTGCCAACAACTCGCTTAGTACCAAGGTAACACTGGGTTTGCATGCGGTCGCTATCGACGAGACCCGTAAGGCCTTTACCCCCACCTTCTGGAAGGAAGCGACGAACGTCCGCCAACGCCTGTTTGCAGGCGTACATACAGACATCGGAGGTGGCAATGCCGATCATTCGTTATCCGACGTACCACTAAGATGGTTCTTTGAAGAGCTTCAAAGCGCGGAAGTTGGCGTACTGTTCAAACCGGAATTTCCTTTTTCCTACTTGCCTGAAGAGTGCGGAGACGGACACAAGGAATCAGTGGAAGAAATAAAGTTTCCAGACATTTATGAGCCACGTGTGTTTCCTTCCGACATGGCGCTGCATGAGGCCGTCAACTTGCGTAAGAATGGTGGCGAGGTGATGGCTGGCGTTACTCCAACGTTCGTCGGCCCACGGGCGGCCTATAATCCACTCAATCTACCAGCGTGA
- a CDS encoding OmpW family protein, whose translation MKVSRCIAALTISLISSVVAAQKAGDTVVNVGGLYINNARSSSTPLHTDLGVSLLTQTTLLPQHFDSPGTNLKVGNAVTPLLTVTHFVTDHIAVTSVAGLPPRFDIYGSGTVTTPGVLGAAVPPVVLNKAGNNPVANVMQWSPTLLFQYYFRDPKATFRPYLGAGVSYNFFTHVKLNDNFTQDLKNTGGYLAFVSTGSNATTVQAKATSSFRPVLNGGLSIAFDDNWSGNLGVSYLPLQTDSIITVKDKNGNTVLTSTARLNIPAIATNFSLGYKF comes from the coding sequence ATGAAAGTAAGTCGTTGCATCGCCGCTTTAACAATTAGCCTGATATCGAGCGTGGTGGCAGCGCAAAAAGCCGGTGACACCGTGGTTAACGTCGGTGGACTTTATATCAATAACGCAAGAAGTAGCAGCACGCCGTTGCACACGGATCTGGGAGTCTCTTTGTTGACGCAGACCACCCTCCTACCCCAACATTTCGACTCACCCGGGACAAACCTCAAGGTCGGCAACGCGGTGACGCCATTGTTGACCGTAACGCATTTTGTTACCGATCACATCGCCGTCACCAGCGTCGCCGGATTACCGCCAAGATTCGATATTTACGGCAGCGGAACCGTCACCACCCCCGGCGTTCTTGGTGCGGCGGTGCCTCCCGTTGTGCTTAACAAAGCTGGCAATAATCCGGTAGCAAACGTCATGCAGTGGAGTCCGACGCTGTTATTTCAATATTATTTCCGCGATCCGAAAGCAACCTTTCGTCCTTATCTGGGGGCGGGCGTGAGCTACAACTTCTTTACGCACGTCAAACTCAACGACAATTTTACGCAGGACCTGAAAAACACCGGCGGTTACCTGGCATTCGTTTCGACCGGTAGCAACGCCACGACAGTTCAAGCCAAGGCGACGTCATCGTTCAGACCCGTTTTGAATGGGGGCCTGAGCATTGCGTTCGACGATAACTGGTCTGGAAATCTCGGCGTATCCTATCTTCCATTGCAAACGGATTCGATCATCACTGTAAAGGACAAGAACGGCAATACTGTATTGACCAGCACCGCAAGACTGAATATTCCAGCAATTGCCACCAATTTTTCGCTGGGCTATAAGTTTTAA
- a CDS encoding MFS transporter, translated as MSFTINPEKQAKKPAGSGQSGSSHNGVIDADGLYKKVFWRFVPFIMLCYVIAYLDRVNIGFAKLQMSVDLGFSETVFGLGAGIFFLGYFLFELPSNLIMNKVGAKLWIARIMITWGLLSACFVWVQTPTQFYVLRFLLGLAEAGFYPGIILYLTYWFPSHRRAKVVATFMAAIPLSGIFGNPLSGWIMQAFHGTSGWHGWQWMFVIEAVPAVLIGIAVLFVMDNSIRKAKWLTEDEKDFLEAAIVADQKGKVSPKTTAGVFKDVRIWHMCLIYFCIVMGQYGLTFWLPTLVKASGVEGALNIGLISAIPFLCAVVAMILIGRRSDRMRERRWHLMIPALLGAVGFVVSALAADNTVIAITFLSLAAMGVLTCSPLFWSLPTAFLSGTAAAAGIAVINSVGNLAGFVSPFLVGWLKDTTHSNETGMFMLAGMLVVGAISIYLTSPKMVNK; from the coding sequence ATGTCATTCACAATTAATCCGGAAAAGCAGGCAAAAAAGCCAGCCGGTTCCGGCCAGTCTGGTTCATCCCACAATGGTGTCATCGATGCCGACGGGCTGTACAAAAAAGTATTCTGGCGCTTTGTGCCATTCATTATGCTGTGCTATGTCATCGCCTATCTGGATCGCGTCAACATCGGCTTCGCCAAGCTACAGATGTCGGTTGATCTTGGTTTCAGCGAAACTGTATTCGGCCTCGGTGCCGGGATTTTTTTCCTGGGTTACTTTTTGTTTGAGTTGCCAAGCAATCTGATCATGAACAAAGTCGGTGCCAAACTGTGGATCGCCCGCATCATGATTACATGGGGATTGCTATCAGCCTGTTTTGTCTGGGTGCAAACACCGACACAGTTCTATGTGCTGCGGTTTCTGCTCGGTCTGGCTGAAGCGGGGTTTTATCCGGGCATTATCTTGTATCTGACATATTGGTTTCCATCGCACCGACGCGCTAAAGTTGTCGCCACTTTTATGGCAGCTATCCCTCTTTCCGGTATATTTGGAAATCCATTGTCCGGCTGGATCATGCAAGCGTTTCACGGCACCAGCGGATGGCATGGCTGGCAATGGATGTTTGTGATTGAAGCGGTTCCCGCAGTGTTGATCGGTATCGCCGTTTTGTTTGTGATGGACAACAGTATTCGCAAAGCAAAATGGTTAACGGAGGATGAGAAAGACTTTCTAGAGGCTGCAATCGTTGCCGACCAGAAAGGCAAAGTCAGCCCTAAAACAACCGCGGGTGTTTTTAAAGACGTGCGCATCTGGCATATGTGCCTGATCTATTTTTGTATCGTCATGGGCCAGTATGGTTTGACCTTCTGGTTGCCTACCCTGGTGAAGGCTTCCGGCGTTGAAGGTGCCTTGAATATTGGTTTGATTAGCGCAATTCCATTCTTGTGCGCGGTAGTGGCAATGATCCTGATTGGCCGCCGCTCAGATCGCATGCGCGAGCGCCGCTGGCATTTGATGATCCCGGCTTTGTTAGGCGCGGTCGGATTTGTGGTCTCCGCACTGGCAGCGGATAATACGGTGATCGCCATTACCTTTTTGTCTCTGGCGGCAATGGGTGTGTTGACCTGCTCACCGTTGTTCTGGTCGTTGCCGACCGCATTTTTGTCCGGGACGGCCGCAGCAGCCGGTATCGCTGTGATCAATTCGGTCGGCAATCTGGCGGGCTTTGTCAGTCCATTCCTGGTCGGTTGGCTGAAAGACACCACGCACAGTAATGAAACCGGTATGTTTATGTTGGCCGGGATGCTAGTGGTGGGGGCCATTTCCATCTACCTGACTTCACCTAAAATGGTCAACAAATAG
- a CDS encoding FadR/GntR family transcriptional regulator, whose protein sequence is MFKKLAANRASLSDTVAQELLQKIESGEYGPGAKLPTEPVLSEEYGVSRTVVREAISRLKNEGAVEPRQGSGVYVSEQGHVRPLRIQFDEASSADAVLQIVELRRAIDAEVAALAAIRRTPRQLKAIEKALRGIEADVIAGGDGVKADVLFHRSIADATGNPFLLQTLAFLNQYLEAATKVTRSNEARHADFMRQVYEEHAAIATAIAAGDALGARNAAQTHMFNAARRLSLGAAPVAAMEKSNAQKEKRALPKKVARAT, encoded by the coding sequence ATGTTCAAAAAATTGGCTGCCAATCGCGCCTCCTTGAGTGACACGGTTGCGCAGGAATTACTGCAAAAAATCGAAAGCGGCGAATACGGTCCCGGCGCAAAGTTGCCGACCGAACCGGTGCTTTCAGAAGAATATGGCGTCAGTCGTACCGTGGTCCGGGAAGCGATCTCCCGGTTGAAGAACGAAGGTGCGGTTGAACCACGCCAGGGCAGCGGCGTATATGTCAGCGAACAAGGGCATGTGCGACCGTTGCGAATACAGTTTGACGAGGCGTCTTCCGCTGACGCCGTACTGCAAATCGTGGAGCTGAGACGTGCTATCGACGCCGAGGTCGCCGCGTTGGCAGCGATTCGCCGCACGCCGCGCCAGCTCAAGGCAATTGAAAAGGCACTGCGCGGGATTGAAGCCGATGTCATTGCTGGAGGCGATGGCGTCAAGGCGGACGTGCTATTTCATCGCAGCATCGCCGATGCGACGGGCAACCCCTTCCTGTTGCAAACCTTAGCGTTTCTCAACCAGTATCTGGAAGCTGCGACCAAAGTTACCCGCTCCAACGAAGCGCGCCACGCCGATTTTATGCGTCAGGTGTATGAGGAACACGCGGCCATCGCTACCGCCATCGCTGCTGGCGATGCGCTGGGTGCGCGAAACGCAGCCCAAACGCATATGTTCAATGCGGCGCGGCGCTTATCGCTGGGCGCAGCACCCGTCGCAGCGATGGAGAAATCCAACGCTCAGAAAGAAAAGCGCGCCCTGCCGAAAAAAGTTGCGCGTGCTACATAG
- the otnI gene encoding 2-oxo-tetronate isomerase has protein sequence MPRFAANLTMMYTEHAFLDRFQAAAKDGFKAVEFLFPYDYAATDLKTRLQDNGLTQALFNAPPGDWTNGERGIASLPGREEEFKRSIDTALEYARVLGNDKLHVMAGLIRPDQDRTQHRAVYIENLAYAAAQLAPEGITLVIEPINTRDIPGFFLNRQDDAQAICAEIGMDNLRVQFDLYHCQIVEGDLAVKLKRDMVRPNGGIGHIQIAGVPDRHEPDGGEVNYPYLFGLIDDLGYDGWIGCEYRPKAGTSAGLAWLKPWL, from the coding sequence ATGCCACGTTTTGCTGCAAACCTCACCATGATGTACACCGAACACGCCTTCCTTGATCGCTTTCAGGCTGCTGCCAAAGACGGTTTCAAAGCGGTTGAATTTTTGTTTCCTTATGATTATGCTGCGACGGACTTAAAAACTCGCCTTCAGGATAATGGTTTAACCCAGGCGCTGTTCAATGCACCACCGGGGGACTGGACCAACGGTGAACGCGGCATCGCATCCTTGCCAGGGCGGGAAGAAGAATTTAAACGCAGCATCGACACCGCACTGGAATACGCCCGGGTATTAGGTAACGATAAACTCCACGTGATGGCCGGTTTAATCCGTCCGGATCAGGATCGCACACAGCATCGCGCGGTATACATCGAAAACCTGGCCTACGCGGCGGCACAGCTTGCTCCCGAAGGTATTACGCTGGTGATCGAACCAATCAATACCCGTGACATTCCTGGCTTCTTTCTGAATCGGCAAGATGATGCGCAAGCGATCTGCGCCGAAATTGGGATGGATAATCTGCGTGTGCAGTTTGATCTGTATCACTGTCAGATAGTAGAGGGCGATCTCGCCGTCAAGTTAAAGCGCGATATGGTGCGCCCGAATGGCGGAATTGGTCATATCCAAATTGCGGGGGTGCCTGATCGACATGAACCAGATGGTGGAGAAGTTAATTATCCCTACCTGTTTGGCTTGATCGACGACTTGGGCTATGACGGTTGGATCGGTTGTGAGTATCGTCCTAAAGCAGGCACTTCCGCGGGTCTGGCCTGGCTCAAGCCGTGGTTGTGA
- the denD gene encoding D-erythronate dehydrogenase, protein MQVVITGGAGFLGQRLARQLLAQGSLPDSHGQLQTIQKIVLVDIIAATGFDDARIEQITGDIADSALLERAITTETSAIFHLAAIVSGQAESDFELGMRINLEASRLLLERCRICGHQPRVIFTSSVAVFGGELPAVVQDNTALNPQSSYGAQKAIAELLLNDYSRKGYVDGRVLRLPTISVRPGKPNKAASSFASGIIREPLNGQVTVCPVGPEVRLWLLSPRKVIACLIHGYALTTEALGARRTVNLPGVSVTVGEMVAALERVAGSEVASRVEWKHDPAVDRIISSWPGAWDATGATALGFSSDASFDDIVRAYVEDDLPVT, encoded by the coding sequence ATGCAAGTAGTGATTACCGGCGGAGCCGGATTTTTAGGGCAGCGCCTGGCGCGCCAACTGTTAGCGCAGGGGAGCTTGCCGGACAGCCACGGTCAGCTTCAGACTATCCAAAAAATTGTGTTGGTAGACATTATCGCCGCCACCGGTTTTGACGATGCACGGATAGAGCAGATCACCGGCGACATCGCAGATAGCGCATTACTGGAGCGAGCGATCACGACGGAGACTTCTGCCATTTTTCATTTGGCCGCCATTGTCAGTGGGCAAGCGGAGTCAGATTTCGAACTCGGTATGCGTATCAATCTTGAAGCCTCGCGCCTGTTGTTAGAGCGTTGTCGGATCTGTGGTCATCAACCACGCGTGATATTCACGAGTTCGGTGGCAGTATTTGGGGGCGAGTTGCCAGCGGTGGTGCAAGACAATACGGCACTGAATCCACAGTCATCGTACGGTGCGCAAAAAGCGATTGCCGAATTGCTCTTGAACGACTACAGCCGCAAAGGATACGTCGATGGACGCGTATTGCGCCTGCCGACCATCAGCGTGCGCCCGGGCAAACCAAATAAAGCAGCATCATCGTTTGCCAGCGGCATCATCCGTGAACCTCTCAACGGGCAAGTCACAGTTTGTCCTGTCGGCCCGGAAGTGCGCCTCTGGCTGTTGTCACCGCGCAAGGTTATTGCGTGTCTGATTCATGGCTACGCGTTGACGACCGAAGCGCTAGGTGCGCGTCGCACGGTTAACCTGCCGGGCGTGTCGGTCACCGTTGGTGAAATGGTCGCAGCGCTAGAACGGGTCGCCGGTAGCGAAGTTGCAAGCCGGGTAGAGTGGAAGCACGACCCCGCCGTGGATCGGATCATTTCCAGTTGGCCTGGTGCGTGGGATGCAACCGGTGCAACTGCCCTTGGCTTTAGCAGCGATGCCAGCTTTGACGATATCGTGCGGGCTTATGTTGAGGATGACTTGCCGGTCACTTAG